A window of the Hordeum vulgare subsp. vulgare chromosome 5H, MorexV3_pseudomolecules_assembly, whole genome shotgun sequence genome harbors these coding sequences:
- the LOC123398598 gene encoding mavicyanin-like produces MHGPFSKGDYLVFYTPEKRLDVVEVDERGFDRCDPSNPIYRSSGGRDIPILLSEAKVYYFICSVGRYCPDGMRLAIEVRDTPRTPASARNDTSGAAMVESGVASPAPGPRASSEIEGEGRAGGSDYSVRLDRRM; encoded by the exons ATGCATGGGCCCTTCTCCAAGGGAGACTATCTCG TGTTCTACACGCCGGAGAAGAGGCTGGACGTGGTGGAGGTGGACGAGCGCGGCTTCGACAGGTGCGACCCCAGCAACCCCATCTACCGCTCCTCCGGCGGCCGTGACATCCCCATCCTGCTCAGCGAGGCCAAGGTCTACTACTTCATCTGCAGCGTCGGCAGGTACTGCCCCGACGGGATGCGCCTCGCCATCGAGGTCCGTGATACGCCGCGGACGCCGGCCTCCGCGCGCAACGACACGTCCGGCGCCGCGATGGTGGAGAGCGGCGTCGCCTCGCCGGCGCCTGGACCCCGAGCGAGCTCGGAGATCGAGGGAGAGGGGCGGGCAGGAGGAAGCGACTATTCTGTTCGTTTGGACCGGAGAATGTAA